The following coding sequences lie in one Gadus morhua chromosome 20, gadMor3.0, whole genome shotgun sequence genomic window:
- the myl1 gene encoding myosin light chain 1, skeletal muscle isoform — MAPKKDVKAPAAAAKKAEPAKKAEPAPEPVAVPAPKTVDLSAVKVEFTPDQMEDYREAFGLFDRVGDNKVCYNQIADIMRALGQNPTNKEVKAILGNPSDEDMNSKRVDFEGFLPMMQTIVNSPNKGTLDDYVEGLRVFDKEGNGTVMGAELRIVLSTLGEKMTEAEIDALMQGQEDENGCINYESFVKHIMSI, encoded by the exons ATGGCACCCAAAAAGGACGTTAAGGCTCCCGCAGCCGCCGCCAAGAAGGCCGAGCCCGCCAAGAAGGCCGAGCCCGCACCCGAGCCTGTGGCCGTACCTGCACCAAAGACCGTGGACCTGTCCGCCGTCAAG GTGGAGTTCACCCCAGACCAGATGGAGG ATTACAGGGAGGCCTTCGGTCTGTTCGACAGGGTGGGTGACAACAAGGTATGCTACAACCAGATCGCCGACATCATGCGCGCCCTGGGACAGAACCCCACCAACAAGGAGGTGAAAGCCATCCTGGGAAACCCCTCCGACGAAG ACATGAACTCCAAGAGAGTAGACTTCGAGGGCTTCCTGCCCATGATGCAGACCATCGTCAACAGCCCCAACAAGGGAACACTGGACGACTACGTTGAGGGTCTGCGTGTATTTGACAAGGAGGGCAACGGCACAGTGATGGGCGCTGAGCTTCGTATTGTGCTGTCAACACTTG GCGAGAAGATGACTGAGGCCGAGATTGACGCTCTTATGCAAGGACAGGAGGACGAGAACGGCTGCATCAACTACGAGT